From the genome of Desulfovibrio sp. X2:
TGTCGTTGTCCGCGGTCCAGGCGAGGTAGAGCTCCACCGGCGGCAGGCCGCCCGCGAGCTCGCGGCAGGCCACGCTGCCGTCCCCGGGCGGGACCGCGGAGCGCGGCAGGAAGGCCAGGCCGAGCCCCGCGCCTACCAGGGCCAGGGTCGTCTCCTTGCGCACCACCTCCTGCACGATGCGCGGCGCGAACCCGGCCGCGGCGCAGGCCCCGACCACCGCGTCGTACAGGTCCGGCCCCTGCCCGCGCGGGTAGAGGATCAGCGGCTCGTCCCTCAGCGCGGCCAGCTCGAGCGGCGCAGAGGCGCCGGGCCCGCCTCCGGCCAGGGCATGGCCCGCGGGCAGCACGGCCACGTAGGGCTCGCTGTGGAAGAGGCGCGAGGCCAGGGGCGGCCCGGGCTCGTGCAGCAGCCGCACCACGCCCACGTCCAGCCGCCCGGCCGCGAGCAGGGAAAGCTGCTCCAGCGTGGGCAGCTCGGCCAGCGAAAGCCGCACCTCGGGCCAGGCCGCGGCGAAATCGCGGATCACCCCGGGCAGCCGCGTGCCCGTGGCCGGACCCACGAAGCCGAGCGAAAGGCTCCCCACCTCGCCCCGCGCCGCGCGGCGCGCCGCCTCGGCCGCGCGCCCGGCCGCGGCCAGCACCTCCCGCGCCCCGCGCAGAAAGGCCTCGCCCGCGGCCGTCAGCCGCACCCGCCGCCTGGTGCGCGCCAGAAGCTCCACCCCGAGTTCGTCCTCCAGCCGCCGCACCGCCTGGCTCAGGGGCGGCTGCGACATGTGCAGCCGCTCGGCCGCATGGCCGAAATGCAGTTCCTCGGCCACGGCCACGAACTGCTCCAGGGTCCTCAGCTCCACGACTTATTCTCCATACGAATCAATCAATGATGAAAAATATATTGGAGATATAAACGGCCGTGCGGCATCCTGCAAGGCGTGGACAAACCCGCGTCCATGACGCACAACATCATACGAGAATCGTCAAGGAGGACAGCCATGCAGGACAGACACGAACGGGGCATGGAGCTCATGCGGCGCCTGCTGCCCGACATGCCTGAAAAGCTCGAAACCGCCCTGGCCGACATCGCGCCGGACATGCCCGGCTTCATCATCGATTTCGCCGCGGGCGAGATACTCTCGCGGCCCGGGCCGGACATCTCGGACCGACAGACCGCCACCGTGGCCGCGCTCATGGCCCTGGGCAACGCCCCGGCACAGCTCGCCGTGCACATCCGCGGCAGCCTGAACGCCGGTCTCTCCCCGCGCCAGATCATCGAGATCATCTACGTGACCATGATCTTCTCCGGCTTCGCCTCGGCCCTCAACGCCATCACCGTGGCCCGCGAGGCCTTCAGGGAGGCGGGCGTGGAGCTGCCCCTGCCGCGCGAGGCAGTGCACGCGGGCACCGAGGAGCCCACCCCGGCCGACCGCCACACCAAGGGGCTGGCCGTGATGAAGGCCACCAGCGACCGCGCGGG
Proteins encoded in this window:
- a CDS encoding LysR family transcriptional regulator, translating into MELRTLEQFVAVAEELHFGHAAERLHMSQPPLSQAVRRLEDELGVELLARTRRRVRLTAAGEAFLRGAREVLAAAGRAAEAARRAARGEVGSLSLGFVGPATGTRLPGVIRDFAAAWPEVRLSLAELPTLEQLSLLAAGRLDVGVVRLLHEPGPPLASRLFHSEPYVAVLPAGHALAGGGPGASAPLELAALRDEPLILYPRGQGPDLYDAVVGACAAAGFAPRIVQEVVRKETTLALVGAGLGLAFLPRSAVPPGDGSVACRELAGGLPPVELYLAWTADNDNPALKSFLALA
- a CDS encoding carboxymuconolactone decarboxylase family protein, whose amino-acid sequence is MQDRHERGMELMRRLLPDMPEKLETALADIAPDMPGFIIDFAAGEILSRPGPDISDRQTATVAALMALGNAPAQLAVHIRGSLNAGLSPRQIIEIIYVTMIFSGFASALNAITVAREAFREAGVELPLPREAVHAGTEEPTPADRHTKGLAVMKATSDRAGNAVIDALADIAPDMARFIVDFSYGEIFSRTTLSPRKKEIAMIAATAARGTMAPQLKVHIRAALVVGVSKEDIVEILLQMAVYAGFPAALNALAAAREAFAEAEG